The genomic window AATCCtgagtgaactaacacaggaacagaaaaccaaatacagcatgttctcacttataagtgggagctaaacactgagcacacatggacataaatacGAGAACAATAAATTctgtggactactagaggggagaaggagagaggttTGTAAAACTACCTATCAGATACTATGCTCAATACCTGACTGATGGGATCTGCACCCCAAACATCAGCATCAGTAATATTCCCATGTAAAAAGACTTCACATATACcccttgtatctaaaataaaacttgaaattaaaaaaaaaaaaaaaaaaaaaagaggctgggcatagaggctcacacctgtaatcccagtactttgggtggcaaaggtgggcggattgcttgagcccaggaattcgagaccagcctgagaaatctggtaaaactctgtctgtacaaaaaatacaaaaattatccaggcatggtggagcgcacctgtagtcccagctactggggaggctgaagggggaagatcacttgagcccaggaaatggaggttgcagtgagctgagatcacaccactgcactgcagcctgggtgacagagcaactctgtctcaaagagaaagagagaggaaagaaaaaagaaaagatggacaGATAAGAAAATGCCCTTGGAGATTAAGAGAAAGCAGCAACATAGGACCCTGGATAATGTGTTTGTTTAATAACTATCCTGACGAGTTCTCTGACTATTCCCAAATGAGTACGAGGCAATTCAGGCTGAATCAGCAGATGAGCCCTCCAGAATCTTATTTATGTACAACAGACCTGCATGCACATTTACTAGAATGAGCCCCTCTCTCTGGTAGTCATGTCTGTTTCCACTGATTCCAtctgtttcctctctctccctcctatCCTGCTAGATCTTAATTCCTTCGACCTTCCCTGTTTTTCTAAGtccctttctttcccttgttatttAACCTGCTATAATATGCAATTCATGTCCTCTGCAATAAGGAACATGCACTTCAGAGTTCTGTTGACATcttgtattcatttatatttagtgAAAGAATGCAAAGGAGTCTACCTGGCAATATTCACTCTGCAGGAAGCAATAATTATTATTCAAATTAAAAGAAGCAGTAAAGGGAAATtcagaaaaagtgaaatatactaATCTTCAGCTTTTCATTTCAGCCTACAAGGAAAAAATGAAGGAGCTGTCCATGCTGTCACTGATCTGCTCTTGCTTTTACCCGGAACCTCGCAACATCAACATCTATACTTATGATGGTGAGTTACCTATGATAGACATGCCCCTGCTAGCTAGATCATTAAGAAAGGTTGATATATATTTGTTTCTCACAACTCCTGATATAATCACATCAATATTTTGTAGATCTCACTATTGACTTGCTGTGTCTAGCTATTATGTCCAATTGATTACCTATTGCTCAAAACAGTTTGAATTTGGTGCTAATAACAACACATCAATGTCGGTTAAGAAATGTGGATGGATTCTTATTAACAGCCACATACAGCATATCAGCATCCACAATATGTCTAAGGCCTTTCTTTGCAAATAATATAATAGGCTAAGACATAATTGGAGAAGAtcataatttataagaaaatgctttatacttagaaaactcaagagaaagaatcaacaacCATCACTGTTTTTGCTTTATTGTAGTCTTTATATAGTTTCTATATTTGGTGTATACATGTCAACAAgctaatgataataataataataactgactCAATAAATAAAACTGACTTACAACTGAGGCCCTAGATAAAGAGGGTCTGAAAAGAAAAGCCTAAAGAATTAGCATGGCAATTAACATTATTGAGGTGCAACTCTTTAGTTTTGATTTATCCTGATTCATTTTGCTTACTTCGGCTCTGCCACAATCCACATGACATTGGGCAAATGGATACTTGGATTATCTGAGTCTCATTTAACTCTAGCATCTTCCTCTTGAGGTTGTTGTGAGATTTAAATGGTTTAATGTAAGTCAAATACTCAAAGCCAAGCCTAGCTCATTATATCACTCTACAATGATAGCTATCATTATCAACATCATCCTTACCTAATTGAGTCaatttaactaaaatattttatacagttCTATGTATCCTAGATATCCCTAAGGCATATTTTGCTAACTCTCAGGctcacaattatttttcttttccacataTGTAAAGAAAGACATTAACAACAAGACAAACTGACCTTGTGGCAGTTAACCCCTTCTGTGCCTTTAAAGCCTATTCGAGGACTCAAAGGCATTTTCCTTCCAAAGTTATTCTATCATGGCACAAAAATCATAAATGCTAGTTAACTGTTCCATAAGGAAGTGTCCTCCATGTGAAAGGaattctgtctccaaacaaaacatTCATTAGAATGCAGGGCCAATGCCTACTTTGTACAAATTCATTCGGTCAGCAAATAAATTAGACAGATCTTTATTATTTGCTAGATGTAGCTGTGACGAAGGATCCAGCTATGTTTCTTACAAGACTCTAATGTCTAACTATGGATTGTCATTGAGGATCCAGAGTTCAATACGGCGTAGTCCTCACCTTCAAAGAATTCAGGGCTTAGTAGAAGAGTCTTACATGAACGACCAGAATGTAGAACACAGAGTGGTTAGGACAAAGGAGCCAGGGATGGTTTTTGCTCGGTTAGGGATtgaaaaaaggggaagaaaaaatgtGAAGTTATGTGTGAGCTGATTCTTGAAATAAGCTGTTTTTATTTGCCTGTGTTCTCTCATAATCCTTTTCCACAggcttctataatttttattgagCTATATTTAAAGTTGAAGTTGAATAGATAATTCAACAGTGCTTGTAAACTGTGCTTCCTAAAAGAGTCTGTAGAGAATTTGAAATTTCTGCCGTCTTTAACTTGACCTGATATTTCTACGTTGGATAATAATGTGACTTGTTTATTACAGGCAAACATTATAacaagaaattattattattgtttacatTTGTAAGCACTAAGTATTTGGCTTGTGCTTTGCATTCAGCATCCTTtatcttttaatcttcacaaccaccTTAGAAAGAAGGTACTCTTTTTACTTCCATCttttaaatgaggaaacaaaagcataaagaagTTAATTAACTTACCTAGTGTCAAACAGCTATTAAGAGGGGCTTACTATTTGGATGCAAATATAGGCAGTTCTAATTCCAGAGCCTCTAACCTAAGCCATTTAAAACACTATCACCTTATCAAATAAGCTGTTTTTATTTGCCCATGTTATCTTATAATCCTTATCCATAGgcttacatattttttataaaattgtatttaaaatttaactaTAATCTTGGATgccatcaggaaaatgaaaaacatttttacatttgtgAAGGAAAAAGCCCACATCATTTTCAATATACTTATTGAGTTAGTTTTATCTAGACTATCTATTAGCAGCTAAGGATCTGAGGTCAAGTCCTGACAGTCTGGCATTTTACTTGGCCACAGCCTCTACATGCACTAACCAGGCTGCTAAAAGAACATTAATGGGGACATAACCTACTGGCTTGGTTGCCACaactttaaaaagatattaataaATTAGAGAGCACTTAGAGGTTAGGAAATAATACGGTGGTAAAGATCTAGAAACAGTGTCATTCTGGGGCACTTGAAGATGTTTAGCCTGGGGGAACAACTTGAAATGGAACATAACTGTTTTCAAATACTTGAAAACTGGTGGTGCACCACAGAGAACGGCCTAATCATGGGTAGCTTCACACCTCAAACAAGGATCAGTGGGCTAAAACCAGAGAGATGGAGTTTGGTACTCAAAGAATGCTCATCTGAAATTGAGGGCTGACCAACGaggttcttttaaaaatcattatatttTACTAAATTGTGAGTTCTGTAATTATAAATGTCCTAGCAGGTGCTAGTTATCATCTTTTCTATTataaattatactattttatattataatttctaTTATGCAGGCTTAAAACATAAGAGTCTGATAATCTGCTTATCTTTCATACATAAGCCactgatagaaaaaaaatggctaaccattcttcagttctttttcttaattgacaaataaaaattgtatatatttgtggtgtATGGCATATTTggaattatgtatatatacattagaGAATGGCTAAGTCAAGCAAATTCATGTATGAATTACCTTACACACCTATCATTTATTTGCGATGAGAACAAAAAATCTACTCTTTCAGtgattttcaagaatacagtACATTGTTATTAACAATAGTTAGCAGGTTGTACAATAAATCtcttgtggccaggcgcagtggctcatgcctgtaatcccaacactttgggaggccaaggcaggcagatcacgaggtcaggtgttcaagaccagcctgatcaacatggtgaaaccctatctctactaaaaatacaaaaattagccgggcgtgttggtgagcgcctgtaatcccagctactcaagaggcttaggcaggagaattgcttgaacctgggaggcggaggttgcagtgagccgagatagcaccactgcactccagtctggcaacagagtgagactctgtctcaaaaaaaaaaaaaaaagaagaagaagaagaagaaaaaagtatctTGCATTTGTTCTTCCTGTTTAACTGAAATTATGTATTCTTTAACCAACATCTTCCCAGTCTCCACCCCTATCCCCTGGTAACCACAATCCTACTCTGCTTCTCTGAGTTCAATTTTATGAACagtccacatgtaagtgagatcatatgggattcatctttctgtgcctagcttatttcacctagcatagtgttctccaggttcacccatgttatcaaaaatgacaggatttcccccaactttttaaaggctgaatagtattccatgtgtatgtgtacaaATTAGATTAGTCAATGttgcccctccctcctccaccacaGTGGCTCTTTCCCTGGCTCCTAGCTCCAGCCGAGGTACACTAGAGGAGGATATTCTAAGCAGCAACAACACAGGAGCAAAGACATTACAATGGGGTGTTGGCTTATTGCCCCCGTTAAACTGTAAGCATCTTGAAGACAAGGACCCCATCACAGAGTGATGCTGTCATCCCTGGAGTGGACACTGTGCATGATTGATGACTGGAAGCAATGAATATACAGAAGGGCAAGACAGAAATCAGCAGGATGCTTTGCATAGCAGCAGTGACTTTGCCAAATATGCCCAACTGTTCAGGGAGTTATATTGGTTCTAACGTAGCTCCTGTGATTCCTAAGCACAGGAATGGTGATAATACATATAAtggtgtatgcatatatattcatatctatataatgatatctcattatatgtGAGAACTGGAGGACTCCGTTATTTTTCTCGTCTAACCAAAAAGTGCCTACAGCTATgataatttccaaaaaaaaaaatctgtgctgCTTGATTTTCATGCAAAGCTCATATTTATTCAAAAGGGAAATAAAGCttaatttaaaatcaatttagGCTAGGTTTTTCTAAGTATGCTTACCATTATTCAACTCCCTATAGGTATTGTCAAATTTCTCAATATTGTAAATATTCTGTTAAAATATATCCATAGTTATACTAAAGACAGAGAGGTCTTATATGTTCTAAACAACACAGAGTAAATGCTCATAAACAGCATTTTATTCCTATCTCCCAGAATAACAACACTACTTCCAATTGCTAGAAtctcaattattaaaataaaccCATGCTGCAAACTTTATATGCTTAACATTTCTCAAATGTTCATTTTTCAGATATGGAAGTGAAGCAAATCAACAAACGTGCCTCTGGCCAGGCTTTTGAGCTGATCTTGAAGCCACCATCTCCTATCTCAGAAGCCCCACGAACTTTagcttctccaaagaagaaagaCCTGTCTCTGGAGGAGATCCAGAAGAAACTGGAGGCtgcagaggaaagaagaaaggtaaCTTTTTCCATAGGTTTTCCttcactctctccctcccctgctcctccCTCTCACACATGCgggcacacacatacagagaacAATGACAGCTGAACCTGCGCCATCCCAACATGTATAGGTTTTCAGTAAACACAGAGCCAGGCTAGATGGGGTAAAAACTGTAGATAATATGCTAATTTTAGGCTAGCCAAACCAGAGCTCTCAGAAACCCAAAGAGCTTCAGTGCCCTAGTGCCCCTTCCCCTATACTGAATCCCCTTATTATAAAAGCCTCCCTTCCCTAGTCCATCAGGCAGACGCACTGTAGAGAAAACACAGCCCTGTCAAACTCcagtggtggggaggggaaggagtgCTGCTTCCTCCCTCTCAGGATCTGTGTCACCCCCTGTGTCAGGCGTGGTTTTCCTTGGAATTACAAATTACCAGATCTTCCCTCCAAGATCTTTCCTGCCCGGATGCTGTTCTCTTGTTCTCTTGGCCACAGGGTAAGGGCCAAGAGCTTGCCCCTTTCCTCCTCAGAGTCCCACTGCCCGCCCTGGAAGTTGGTCCTTCCAAGATCAGGACCTTCTCTGAGAGCTTTGAATatgttctttatctttttctaagccttgattatttttttttctctttttgccattGGTCCCTGCTTGTATTAAAGAGCTTTCCTTTcgccaaatttttaattttccataatCACATGGCTAAGAAGAGCCAAGGGTATTAATATTTGAGAACATTCAGGTATCCTAGGGACTCTGTACACAGACAGAAGTTGTCTGAATGTGCCTGTTCCAACCATGTGGTTATGGTAGTTAATCCCATCAAGGTACTCTTGATCATccaaaaatggaattattttagGTAATTAATCTCCTACGTTGTATTTCCCATTACTTTTTATGATACAATTTTAGAATCAGGTAATCACTAAGAACATGTTCCCTGCTTTTATGATGTTGTTTTTTTGatgttttctgtaattttatatacattttatatactatGCATCTGTATAGTTTTCTGTAATAGAACActatgctaggtgaaataagctaggcacagaaagacgaaTCCCATATGATCTCTCTTACATGTGGACTGTTCACAAAATTGAACTCAGAGAAGCAGAGTAGGATTGTGGTTACCAGGGGTTAGGGTGGAGActgggaagatgttggtcaaagaataCATAATTTCAGTTAAACAGGAAGAACAGTTAAATAGGAAGTTTTATGATGTTGTCTGTAAAAAGTCAGCCAACACTTTGGACGCTTCTATGTTGGataattaaaaagagaatgaagatagTCCTTCTCCTAAAGATTGAATTCTCCAAGAGAGAATGCAGGACAAACACAGATGTGCTGTGTAtagtatatgtgcatatatacacacatatatgtacacaaataTGTGTATTATCAAATAATAAAGCTCAAACGTTAGAAATCCTTAGATTAAATTTTCTAAACAAGAAAACACTAATATTTGTAGTTGAAAAAAAATCCTCCTATGATGTGTAACATGCTGATCTCAATTTTTACCTAAGAGTGATGTTCTCCAAATGTCTGAtgagtatttcatatatatatatataaaattacaatgATAATTGGTATATAGAGATAtctatattatagatatattatatatagctatctctatatattagatataccaattatagatatagatataacaATGGTAACTGGTATATATgtgatgtgtatatgtgtatatgtatactgtaattatatattaatattgtatacatataccataattatatattaatattggtgtgtgtatgtgtgcatgtgtatatatatataaaatactagtTATCATTGTTCTAGATTTAAAAAGCAGGAACCTGAGCTACTAActcaactatatatatatacaggaaGTAGTTGCTTTAAAACATaccagttttttgttgttatttatagTTTATTCTCATAGTAaagctaaaataaattattcaaagttATCAAAACTTTGCTGACAACAGATATAAGCAATGCCTAAAACAGTGGAGAGCATGTTGCACCCAAAGTAGTTTAAGTTCTGACCCAAGCACTGGCATCTTATAGGCAATAGGTAGAGATATGAGTCATAGGTTGACATATATTGAGATGCTGTGCCTTGATTAGAATACAGAGCCAGTGACTGAGGTGAAATTAAAACTCAAACCAAAATTCAACATCCTGATTTAGGATGTTGCTGGTGTTTCTAGGTAATATACttaatttg from Macaca mulatta isolate MMU2019108-1 chromosome 8, T2T-MMU8v2.0, whole genome shotgun sequence includes these protein-coding regions:
- the STMN2 gene encoding stathmin-2, translated to MAKTAMAYKEKMKELSMLSLICSCFYPEPRNINIYTYDDMEVKQINKRASGQAFELILKPPSPISEAPRTLASPKKKDLSLEEIQKKLEAAEERRKSQEAQVLKQLAEKREHEREVLQKALEENNNFSKMAEEKLILKMEQIKENREANLAAIIERLQEKERHAAEVRRNKELQVELSG